Proteins encoded by one window of Arachis hypogaea cultivar Tifrunner chromosome 1, arahy.Tifrunner.gnm2.J5K5, whole genome shotgun sequence:
- the LOC112804546 gene encoding uncharacterized protein: MFGRIRAASSSLDTLDGSPSKILKDDSFSIYEATLLKLKLGAKRGDVSAQAVEMDESRDDSSASSSCVEEADMTHNCNNLPSASISQHHIITEITMMDTDCSSSDIACTGNNTGQGSHNNVSILRFFKVKEPSNSSVSSCGEVVSAKEGSSGSVSSSSVELHSSSEGESDLQYSDVCEFSK, encoded by the exons ATGTTTGGTCGGATCAGAGCCGCTTCTTCGTCCCTGGACACCTTAGACGGTTCCCCTTCCAAGATTCTCAAAGATGACTCCTTCTCTATATACG AAGCTACTCTTTTGAAGCTAAAGCTTGGTGCTAAACGTGGCGATGTAAGTGCACAAGCTGTAGAAATGGATGAATCTAGGGATGATTCTTCAGCTAGTTCATCTTGCGTTGAGGAAGCAGATATGACCCATAATTGCAACAATCTACCAAGTGCTTCAATTTCCCAGCATCATATAATAACTGAGATAACTATGATGGACACTGATTGCTCTTCAAGTGATATTGCTTGTACTGGGAACAACACTGGACAGGGAAGTCACAATAATGTTTCCATTCTTCGTTTCTTTAAAGTTAAGGAACCTAGTAATTCCAGTGTCTCGTCTTGTGGCGAGGTGGTCTCGGCAAAGGAGGGTAGTTCTGGATCTGTTTCATCGAGTTCAGTTGAATTACATAGCAGTAGTGAAGGGGAGAGTGATCTTCAATATTCAGATGTTTGTGAATTTTCCAAATAG
- the LOC112804562 gene encoding nucleoside diphosphate kinase 2, chloroplastic — MEGVVVFGGGRAVAASCVSSSLLRPTTTKFTVSASTRRHQHQHLTAFPSHSHLFSSSSPYAKSLRAKTASNPCIFLPHLIASLEQVDQTYIMVKPDGVQRGLVGEIISRFEKKGFKLTGLKLFQCSKELAEEHYKDLKGKSFFPKLIDYITSGPVVCMAWEGVGIVASARKLIGATDPLQAEPGTIRGDLAVQTGRNVVHGSDSPENGKREIALWFNEAELCQWNPAQASWLRE; from the exons ATGGAAGGAGTAGTAGTGTTTGGTGGAGGCAGAGCTGTTGCTGCCTCTTGTgtctcttcctctcttctccgACCAACCACCACCAAGTTCACCGTTTCAGCCTCCACACGCcgacaccaacaccaacacctcACTGCATTCCCTTCTCATTCccatcttttctcttcttcttctccgtaTGCCAAATCCCTTCGCGCCAAAACCGCTTCCAACCCCTGCATCTTCCTCCCACACCTAATTGCTTCTCTG GAACAGGTTGACCAAACTTACATAATGGTCAAACCTGACGGTGTTCAACGTGGCCTT GTAGGAGAAATTATTTCTAGGTTTGAGAAGAAAGGGTTTAAGTTAACTGGCTTGAAGCTCTTCCAATGCTCAAAGGAATTAGCTGAG GAGCATTACAAGGACCTAAAAGGAAAGTCATTCTTCCCTAAGCTGATTGACTATATTACTTCAGGTCCTGTTGTGTGCATG GCTTGGGAGGGTGTTGGAATAGTGGCATCAGCACGTAAACTTATTGGAGCTACAGATCCTCTACAAGCTGAACCAGGCACAATAAGAGGAGATCTCGCAGTTCAAACAGGAAG GAACGTTGTTCATGGCAGTGACAGCCCTGAGAATGGAAAGCGGGAAATAG CTCTATGGTTCAACGAAGCCGAATTATGCCAATGGAATCCTGCCCAAGCGTCATGGCtaagagaataa